One genomic window of Vicugna pacos chromosome 18, VicPac4, whole genome shotgun sequence includes the following:
- the KCTD7 gene encoding BTB/POZ domain-containing protein KCTD7 isoform X3 translates to MVVVTGREPDSRRPDGAMSSSDAEDDFLEPATPTATQAGHALPLLPQEFPEVVPLNIGGAHFTTRLSTLRRYEDTMLAAMFSGRHYIPTDAEGRYFIDRDGTHFGDVLNFLRSGDLPPRERVRAVYKEAQYYAIGPLLEQLENMQPLKGEKVRQAFLGLMPYYKVMGAVFTPIDHLERIVEIARLRAVQRKARFAKLKVCVFKEEMPITPYECPLLNSLRFERSESDGQLFEHHCEVDVSFGPWEAVADVYDLLHCLVTDLSAQGLTVDHQCIGVCDKHLINHYYCKRPIYEFKITW, encoded by the exons ATGGTGGTAGTCACGGGGCGGGAGCCAGACAGCCGTCGCCCGGACGGTGCCATGTCCAGCTCCGACGCCGAAGACGACTTTCTGGAGCCTGCCACCCCGACGGCCACGCAGGCGGGGCACGCGCTGCCCCTGCTGCCGCAGGAG TTTCCTGAGGTTGTCCCCCTTAACATCGGAGGGGCCCACTTCACCACACGCCTGTCCACCCTGCGGCGCTACGAAGACACCATGCTGGCCGCCATGTTCAGTGGGCGACATTACATCCCCACCGACGCCGAGGGCCGGTACTTCATCGACCGGGACGGCACGCACTTCGG AGATGTGCTGAATTTCCTGCGCTCGGGGGACCTGCCGCCCCGGGAGCGCGTGCGGGCTGTGTACAAAGAGGCCCAGTACTATGCCATCGGGCCCCTCCTGGAGCAGCTGGAGAACATGCAGCCGCTGAAGGGGGAGAAAGTGCGCCAGGCCTTTCTGGGACTCATGCCCTATTACAAAG TGATGGGTGCTGTGTTCACCCCCATAGACCACTTGGAGCGGATCGTGGAGATTGCCCGGCTGCGTGCTGTCCAGCGGAAGGCCCGCTTTGCCAAGCTCAAGGTCTGTGTCTTCAAGGAGGAGATGCCCATCACCCCCTATGAGTGTCCGCTTCTCAACTCCCTGCGCTTCGAGCGGAGCGAGAGTGACGGGCAGCTCTTTGAGCACCACTGCGAAGTAGACGTGTCTTTCGGACCCTGGGAGGCTGTGGCTGACGTTTACGACCTGCTGCACTGCCTGGTCACGGACCTGTCAGCCCAGGGCCTCACCGTGGACCACCAGTGCATCGGGGTGTGTGACAAGCACCTCATCAACCACTACTACTGCAAGCGCCCCATCTATGAGTTCAAGATCACATGGTG A
- the KCTD7 gene encoding BTB/POZ domain-containing protein KCTD7 isoform X1 — protein sequence MVVVTGREPDSRRPDGAMSSSDAEDDFLEPATPTATQAGHALPLLPQEFPEVVPLNIGGAHFTTRLSTLRRYEDTMLAAMFSGRHYIPTDAEGRYFIDRDGTHFGDVLNFLRSGDLPPRERVRAVYKEAQYYAIGPLLEQLENMQPLKGEKVRQAFLGLMPYYKVMGAVFTPIDHLERIVEIARLRAVQRKARFAKLKVCVFKEEMPITPYECPLLNSLRFERSESDGQLFEHHCEVDVSFGPWEAVADVYDLLHCLVTDLSAQGLTVDHQCIGVCDKHLINHYYCKRPIYEFKITWWAGMHISAAPFEDSLNRVGKMSRPSLVFEM from the exons ATGGTGGTAGTCACGGGGCGGGAGCCAGACAGCCGTCGCCCGGACGGTGCCATGTCCAGCTCCGACGCCGAAGACGACTTTCTGGAGCCTGCCACCCCGACGGCCACGCAGGCGGGGCACGCGCTGCCCCTGCTGCCGCAGGAG TTTCCTGAGGTTGTCCCCCTTAACATCGGAGGGGCCCACTTCACCACACGCCTGTCCACCCTGCGGCGCTACGAAGACACCATGCTGGCCGCCATGTTCAGTGGGCGACATTACATCCCCACCGACGCCGAGGGCCGGTACTTCATCGACCGGGACGGCACGCACTTCGG AGATGTGCTGAATTTCCTGCGCTCGGGGGACCTGCCGCCCCGGGAGCGCGTGCGGGCTGTGTACAAAGAGGCCCAGTACTATGCCATCGGGCCCCTCCTGGAGCAGCTGGAGAACATGCAGCCGCTGAAGGGGGAGAAAGTGCGCCAGGCCTTTCTGGGACTCATGCCCTATTACAAAG TGATGGGTGCTGTGTTCACCCCCATAGACCACTTGGAGCGGATCGTGGAGATTGCCCGGCTGCGTGCTGTCCAGCGGAAGGCCCGCTTTGCCAAGCTCAAGGTCTGTGTCTTCAAGGAGGAGATGCCCATCACCCCCTATGAGTGTCCGCTTCTCAACTCCCTGCGCTTCGAGCGGAGCGAGAGTGACGGGCAGCTCTTTGAGCACCACTGCGAAGTAGACGTGTCTTTCGGACCCTGGGAGGCTGTGGCTGACGTTTACGACCTGCTGCACTGCCTGGTCACGGACCTGTCAGCCCAGGGCCTCACCGTGGACCACCAGTGCATCGGGGTGTGTGACAAGCACCTCATCAACCACTACTACTGCAAGCGCCCCATCTATGAGTTCAAGATCACATGGTG GGCTGGAATGCACATTTCAGCGGCTCCTTTCGAAGATTCCCTAAATCGAGTGGGCAAGATGTCTAGACCTTCTCTTGTCTTTGAGATGTAA
- the KCTD7 gene encoding BTB/POZ domain-containing protein KCTD7 isoform X2 gives MVVVTGREPDSRRPDGAMSSSDAEDDFLEPATPTATQAGHALPLLPQEFPEVVPLNIGGAHFTTRLSTLRRYEDTMLAAMFSGRHYIPTDAEGRYFIDRDGTHFGDVLNFLRSGDLPPRERVRAVYKEAQYYAIGPLLEQLENMQPLKGEKVRQAFLGLMPYYKDHLERIVEIARLRAVQRKARFAKLKVCVFKEEMPITPYECPLLNSLRFERSESDGQLFEHHCEVDVSFGPWEAVADVYDLLHCLVTDLSAQGLTVDHQCIGVCDKHLINHYYCKRPIYEFKITWWAGMHISAAPFEDSLNRVGKMSRPSLVFEM, from the exons ATGGTGGTAGTCACGGGGCGGGAGCCAGACAGCCGTCGCCCGGACGGTGCCATGTCCAGCTCCGACGCCGAAGACGACTTTCTGGAGCCTGCCACCCCGACGGCCACGCAGGCGGGGCACGCGCTGCCCCTGCTGCCGCAGGAG TTTCCTGAGGTTGTCCCCCTTAACATCGGAGGGGCCCACTTCACCACACGCCTGTCCACCCTGCGGCGCTACGAAGACACCATGCTGGCCGCCATGTTCAGTGGGCGACATTACATCCCCACCGACGCCGAGGGCCGGTACTTCATCGACCGGGACGGCACGCACTTCGG AGATGTGCTGAATTTCCTGCGCTCGGGGGACCTGCCGCCCCGGGAGCGCGTGCGGGCTGTGTACAAAGAGGCCCAGTACTATGCCATCGGGCCCCTCCTGGAGCAGCTGGAGAACATGCAGCCGCTGAAGGGGGAGAAAGTGCGCCAGGCCTTTCTGGGACTCATGCCCTATTACAAAG ACCACTTGGAGCGGATCGTGGAGATTGCCCGGCTGCGTGCTGTCCAGCGGAAGGCCCGCTTTGCCAAGCTCAAGGTCTGTGTCTTCAAGGAGGAGATGCCCATCACCCCCTATGAGTGTCCGCTTCTCAACTCCCTGCGCTTCGAGCGGAGCGAGAGTGACGGGCAGCTCTTTGAGCACCACTGCGAAGTAGACGTGTCTTTCGGACCCTGGGAGGCTGTGGCTGACGTTTACGACCTGCTGCACTGCCTGGTCACGGACCTGTCAGCCCAGGGCCTCACCGTGGACCACCAGTGCATCGGGGTGTGTGACAAGCACCTCATCAACCACTACTACTGCAAGCGCCCCATCTATGAGTTCAAGATCACATGGTG GGCTGGAATGCACATTTCAGCGGCTCCTTTCGAAGATTCCCTAAATCGAGTGGGCAAGATGTCTAGACCTTCTCTTGTCTTTGAGATGTAA